The DNA window ATAGTGGATACCCTGCCATGTTTGAccatcttttaaaaggaaaattacagggtaatatttctcatgaacacagatatgAATTTTCCAAGAAtccaattatttattaaaatgatcatgAACAAGGGGTCATTTTTTCCAGGGAAAATACAAGttgatttaaaataagaaaatcagacGATGTAGTTCACCAAATTAACAGAATGATAGAGGAAAGAAAGCTATATGATCACCTTAATAGatgtgaaaaagcatttgataaaatttaagttGAGATATGATAAAGGTACTACAAAACTAAGAAACAAATCCCAAATCTAACGTTATACTAAATAGTGAGATAGATAGACTATTTCcagaaaatagtaacaaaatcTTTGAGAGCTGAGAAAGTTAATTTGCAATAACAGGAATTCATTAACCATCATGAAATATGCCTTGTGTCTGTAACAACATTTCTAAGAGTATTCCTTCAAGTAGCCTCAGACTCCAGTGTAAATCATTTTTGTCTCCTAAAAgaaccccccccccgcccccgtcacAAAATGTAGTCTGTGCTGGAGGAGCGGGAGGGGTGCTGACAGGAGGAGGGAGGTCTTTCCCAGCCCTCCCTAGGTATTTGTCTTCCTACAAAGAGGAGGCCATAATTGGAAATCTTTTGGAATATTTCTGAGAGGTGTTTCTTGAATTTCTCACCCATGAAAGCATAGATCACAGGGTTCACACAGCAGTGAGTGAAGGAAATGGTTTCTGTGACATGAGTGGCATAAATCAGTCGCTGGCTCAGGACACATCCATCCAAGATGTTCATGTTGAGCAGAGAAGTGAGGAAGAGGACCACATTGAATGGGACCCAGAAGAGTAAAGATGCGATCACCACAATGAGCACCAATTTGATGGCCTTGGTCTTGTTGTGATTTTGGCAGCTCTTCAGCTGGTGCAGAATGCTAATGTAGCAGAACATAAGGATGGTGAATGGGATCAACAGACCTAAGATATTCATTTCAAAGTGGATGAAGATCTTCCACTTCAGAGTCTGTTGATTGTAAGATGAATAACACTGTAGAATGCCATCTTCAGAGGCCACTTGATACACCACTAGTAATGGGCTGGTGGCCATGATAGCAATCAGCCACACAGCCAGACTCAGGGCTGTGCCCATCCTGGCTGTCCTCACTTTCATGGCATAGACCGCATGGACAATTGCCAGGTACCTGTCCACACTCATGAGGGTTATAAAAAACATGCTGCTGAAGAAGCCAATGTAATAAAAACCAGAGACCACCTTGCACATTACAGTTCCAAACACCCACTGGTCCAGCTGATAGTGGGtctggaaggggaaggagaagacaaAAAGCAAGTCAGAAAGGACCAGGTTCAAGAGGTATACGTCGGTGATGCTCCTCAGCTTCTTGCAGGCTACAAGGACAAGGATGACCAGGATGTTTCCCAGAAGACCAAATACAAACAAGACACAGTAAAAGACAGCAAGAAGCAACTTGCTGTCTCTTTGGATAAGTTCCCCATCACAGGGGCTTGACATGGTATCAGGATAGTAGTAGTCGGTTACCGTCGTCACATTGGGCTCCAGCGTATAATCCATCAAAGCAGGAGGACCAGGTCAGAGAGACACCTAAGAGAGAttcattccttaaaaatatttttatttaaaaatatagattgaaTTCTAACTGCCTCCCCCATTCATATGCTGAAGCTCTAAATCCCTGTAATAGGCTGAACACTTGTGttctcccaaaattcattttaaatgaatttaccCCACCTTGTGATGGTATTAAGCAGTGGGTTCTTTGGGAAGTAATTGGGTTAAATGAGGTCACAGGAGGGTAGAGCCCTCATAAATACAATGAGTGTCCGTATAAGAATCACAagagagcttgcttcttctcTCTGCTCACAGCCATGTGAGGTTATAAGGAGAAGTCGGCTCTCTGCAACCTGGAACAGGGTTCTCACCAGAGCCTGCTGGTACCCTGATTTTGGACCTCCCAGACTCTAGAATAGTGAGAATTAAATTCCAGTTGTTTATAAACCATCCAGTCTCTgttattctgttatagcagcccaaactgacCAAGACACCACCTATGTCACCATATTTGGAGATGAGCCAGTAAAGAGGTAAGTATAGTTAAATATATCATAAGGGTGGGGTTCCAATCCTTAGGCCTGGCGTCCTTTTAAGAAGAAGAGTCACCCAAGCTTgcaagctcgctctctctctctctctctttctctctctgcatgtacAGGGAAAAGACCAAGGAGGACCCAGCAAGAAGATGGATggctgcaagccaggaagagaggtctCACCACCGGCCCtgttggcaccctgatcttggacctcTAGCTTTCAGGACCGTgacaaaattaatttcctttttctggctTTTCCTTATGGCAGCCTGATACTGATGAGTGGATGCCGTTACAGCAAATACCTAAGTGGCTTTGGAAATGGGAATGGGTGGAGAATCCTTTCCACCCGCTAGAAAAACCCGAGGTTGCCTTGAAGACACTGTTGGTGGCGATCTGGACGGTGAAAGTGATTATGCTGAGGGTTTGGGACGAAGAGAGGGCTGGAAAGAGAGCTTCCGTGGTCTGGGAAAATACAGGTATCACCGTGGACCGAACGGGAGCGGAAATACGGATGTTAAAGGCGAGGTCTCCGGCAGAAATGAGGAACATGTTATGAGAAGTGGAGGAATTAGATTCCTGCTCTAAGCGGCAGAGAACTTGGCTGAATTGTTGCTAGCTTTTTGCGGAAGATTGGACATTTGGCTGGGGTATTCCTAAGCCAAGTGTTAAGAGGCTTCTCTGCGCCAATAACTGTAAAGTGCTAGAGGAGAGAGGTAAGTTGAAGGAGTTACACAAAGAGGAATCAGAACACGAAGATTGGGAAGCCTGTCCGAATCACAGAAATGAGGAAGCGTTTCTGGAGAGTACGCCCAAGATGTGGCCAGACCCGAGcgggcggaaggcagaggctttaacccactgagccacccaggcgccccacccacgGAGCCGTTTCAACAGAAGCTAGGGACAGAGACGCTGCCGGTTTGGCCTGAAGCTGCAGAGACAGGACAAAATAAACCAACGCGTTTGAACTTCTAGGATTCTACAAGATGGGACAATAGAGCTATTTGCCTGCGAGTACGTCTTATCCTTCAAGAAAACGAAGGAATGACAGAATACATTACAGAAGGCACTCTCCGCACAGGTGCAATGGGCAAGCCTGTTCCCTCTCCTTCCCGCAGGAGGCTCAGCCGCTCCGGGCCCTGCGGGCGGGGCTCCCGCCTGGGGCTCTAAGGTGATGCTGCCACCTAGTGGGCCCAGAGGGCAGAGCACCTGGGCAAAAAAGATTATCCTTGACAACCTAATTGAATTTGCCCTGTTAGCTTTGAGGCTTGCCTGGGACCCACGACCCTTCTGTTCTTTCTCGTTTGTTCCCTGCGGAATGGGAATGTCTGTCCTATGCCTGTCCCACCGCTGTATTTTCGAATGCATAATTTGTCTGGTTTCACAGGCTTACAGCTGGAGAGGAGTTCAGCCTCAGGATGAATCATATCTCAGATCTCACTAATACCCAGGTAAGATTTTGGATCTAGAATTGGTGCTGGAATGGGTTAAGACTTTGGGAGCTGTTGAAATGGAGTGCATGCATATACGTTATACTTTGAagacatgaattttgggaagCCAGATGTCAGGATGTTAGGTCGGGATGTTAAAGACTGAATTGATTGAAGCCCATAGATTGAAGCTCTAATTCTTactgtgatgatatttggagatagggctttaGGAGATAATTGAGGATAAATGATGTTGTAAGGGTGAGGTTTTGATCTGATTGGACTGGTGTTCTTTTGAGAAGAGGAAGACATACCAAAGACCCACCTCTCTCTTAATACatgcccagagag is part of the Mustela nigripes isolate SB6536 chromosome 2, MUSNIG.SB6536, whole genome shotgun sequence genome and encodes:
- the CCR8 gene encoding C-C chemokine receptor type 8; translation: MDYTLEPNVTTVTDYYYPDTMSSPCDGELIQRDSKLLLAVFYCVLFVFGLLGNILVILVLVACKKLRSITDVYLLNLVLSDLLFVFSFPFQTHYQLDQWVFGTVMCKVVSGFYYIGFFSSMFFITLMSVDRYLAIVHAVYAMKVRTARMGTALSLAVWLIAIMATSPLLVVYQVASEDGILQCYSSYNQQTLKWKIFIHFEMNILGLLIPFTILMFCYISILHQLKSCQNHNKTKAIKLVLIVVIASLLFWVPFNVVLFLTSLLNMNILDGCVLSQRLIYATHVTETISFTHCCVNPVIYAFMGEKFKKHLSEIFQKISNYGLLFVGRQIPREGWERPPSSCQHPSRSSSTDYIL